The window AATCACTGGGTCGACTTGAAAAATCAGGAATTCAAATGGCTGACCCATTTTCTCGAGGAGCGCGCTGATAATGCGGAAGTATATTTTGACAAAAACGGCAATAATTTGAAAATCAACAAAATGGGCTTCATTAAGCTCAATGCGCATTTGCCGCTGCGAAGCAAAGTTGGAAGTCGCCGCGGCCTGAAATCGATCGTGGACAATCTCAGCCAATTTCAGCCGCTCACTGATGTGCCTGATTTGTCAAAATGCCGCTACAAACTGCGACCCTATCAGCTCAACGGATTTCGTTGGCTGTGGTTCATTTACGAAAATCAATTATCCGGCCTGTTGTGTGACGACATGGGATTGGGAAAAACGTACCAGTCCCTGGCGCTGCTGGACGGCGTGATGATAGCGGCGAAGAAAAAGATGAATTTTTTAGTCGTTTGCCCGACGTCGGTGATCCCGCATTGGCAGGAGAAACTGGGCGAATTGAAAAAGAAAGTGAATTTGATTCTCTACTATGGCTCGAATCGCCAACTGGATTCGCTGAAAAAATTCAAATACAACGTCGTTCTCACATCTTACGGCGTCATGCGCAATGATTTGCAAGAATTGTCTCAAATTAATCTTGAAGTGGCAATTTTTGACGAAATCCAAATCGCGAAAAACAAAGCCAGCCTGACCAACGCCGCCATCAATCAGTTGACTGCGAAAATGCGTCTCGGGTTGACAGGAACGCCCATCGAGAATAGTCTTTCGGAACTCAAGGCGCTTTTTGACATCGTGCTGCCGTCTTATCTCGGAGGAGATTTTTCTTTCCGCAAACAGTACGTCTATCCCATTGAGCGCGGTGGCAACAAAGAGCGGGTGGAGCGGCTGTACAAAATGATTCGTCCTTTCATGCTGCGCCGCACCAAAGGACAGGTTCTTTCCGAGCTTCCGCCAAAAATTGAAGAAGTGCGAAGATGTGAACTGAGCCGGGATCAATTAAAAATGTACGAAGAAGTGATTAAATTGAAAGCGAGCTCTCTGGTGAGTAAGTTGGCGAAAGCCGACTCGCCGGTGCCGTACATTCACATTTTCGCTGTGCTGAATTATTTGAAACAAATTTGCAATCACCCGGCTCAATTGGACGATAAGAAAGCTCTCGATTATCAAAAATACCAATCGGGGAAATGGGATTTGTTCTGCGAGCTGTTGGATGAAAGTTTGAACAGCGGCTTCAAAGTGGTCGTGTTCAGTCAGTATCTGAACATGATCGCCTTGATTGAGCAATATTTGCAGGAACAAAATATCGGTTTTGCCACCATCAAGGGCGCTACTGTCAACCGAAAAAAAATGATCGACTGCTTTAACAAAGATCCCGAGTGCCGAGTTTTTGTGGGTAGTCTGCGCGCTGCCGGCAAAGGCATCAATCTGATTGGCGGATCGGTGGTGATTCATTACGATCGCTGGTGGAACGCGGCTGTGGAAGATCAGGCGACTGACCGCGTCCATCGCATCGGACAGACGCGCGGCGTGCAGGTGTTCAAGCTGATCACCGAAGGCACGCTGGAAGAAAAAATCGACCGCATCATTCGCAAGAAAAAACAATTAATGAACGATCTGGTTCGCGCCGACGATGCAAATCTTGTCAAACAGTTCACCCGAAACGACTTGATTGATTTGCTGAGTTTTGATAAAATAGAATAGTTGAGCTTGGTCTAAAAACCGAGTATTTTTTAAAGAAGTCAAGGGAGCAATTCCGAAAAGTTGGTAAATTGAGTAAGTAATACTGCTTAGTCAGAGTAACAATACTTCTGGCATTCAAGCTACCGGACATCCCCCTAAATCCCCTACGCCAGAAGCGCATCTTCGACTTCAAAGGGGGACTTTTCTGGTTCCCCGCGCTCAATGTGAGATCATTTTATTGTCACTATTTTTTGTGCCAGTCAGGCAAGGGCAATGACGATTTGTTTCTTCTCCCGTAAAATAATCGATCCCCCCAATAGCTCAGGCGACGGGAGAAATTGTTGTTCTTTACCAACGCGCGCGTCAGATTGTGCATCGGCGTGGTAGGATAAGAATAAGGACATTCGTTGATGCAGATCGAGCAGTCCGAGCCTTGCAATCGCCAGAATCGATAACAGGTGTCTTGCTGAGACTGCCATTTTTCCACGCCTTTGACCCAGATTTTCTCGTCATTGCTGATGGAAGCGGAAGGGCAATTCCGCGCGCATTTTTTGCAAATTTCACAAAAATGCTGCACGCCAAACGCGATTGGTTTGTCAGGAGTTACAGCTAAATCTGTTGTCACCACAGAAAGACGAATTCTGGCTCCGTATTTTGGAGTCACAAGCAATCCCAATCTGCCCAATTCGCCGAGGCCGGCGTCAACGGCAATGGGGATGCACATCACGCGATAGTTGCCGTCGATGTGGGCGCGGGCGTCGTAGCCGAGGAGACTAATAAATCGAGCCATAATCAACGCAATTTTTGCCGTGTCCATGTAACGCAAAGAACTCTCCGTGCTCACAGCCACATCCGGCGCCTGGCGGATCATTTCCGATTTCATTTCCACGGCGATGGCAATGGCGTATTTGTGATTGAGTTCAATCGGCGCGCCCCAGTCGCCTTCTCCGCGGGCATTGTGGCTGTAAACGTAAGCCGGATTCAACTCAGTCACGCCGACGAGGTCTGCACCCAGATAGCGGGCGTAGCCTTTGAGCCTTTGCGTCATTTCGGCAGGAGCGACCCCAACGGGAAAATCAGATTTTTTTTCTGGGGTGAAATAAGCCGGTCGATTGATGCGACCGATGATGTCGAAAGTGGCTGTTTGAAAAAGAGAATTAATCGGATGATAGCCGCGCGATCCGGATTCGCCCAAATTGGGCAAGCGGCGAATCGCGTCGTCCGTTTTTCTTTTTTCCTGATGGCTCTGATAATAGGCGTTGAATTCAGGCATACCCGGACGCAGAAAGTAAAATCGATGGAAAAGCGCATCTCTTTCGTCAACGCGCTGCTGCTGTCTTTCGTCTTTGCGCATCAGCGGAGCTGGCGTGCGAACGAACATGGCGACCGCAAAAAGAAAAGCAAGCAGGTCGACCGTCGCCAGAATGTCGTTTTTTAAAGGGAATTCACTGAACAGCAGCGTGAAAAGAAGCGCCCCTGTCGGGATAAAAATCAGCAGTCCCCGGTTCAGGGCACGAAAATTTTTTTCCAGAAAAAAAGTGATTAAAAAACCTGCGGCGAGCAGGGAATAAAAGATGGTTACCAAAAGAAAGAAAAAGTTGACAATTGACGTAAGTCCCATTCATTCACTCTGTTTTGTGATTTTTTCAAAAAAATGAAAATTCTAAACCAGTTCATCCATCATTCGTTTCAATCCGGCGCTGGTCTTCGGCGTCCAGCCAAAAGATTTCTCCCAGACTTCCGAGCTTTCCATGCATAAATAGACGAAAACATCCGGTGCAGCTTTTTTAATTTCGCGGTAAATTTCACGAAACATTCGGATGCGGATCGGTTTGAAATAGCGGAATTTGCCGTCCAGACCAGGAAAAAGTTCCCCGTAAGTGATCATTGACTCCGGGTGATTTTTACGAATCATTCCTTCCAGATGCGGCGGATAGCGCAGCGCGCCCAGACTGATCCAGATGATATTTTTCGGATCAATTTTTTCAAATAACTTGCGCACCACGGCTTTGTAATCTCCTTCGCAATTTTCATAATAGATCATGGGATCAAAATGAAAGGCAAGACGGAAGCCGGCTTTCTGACATTTTTCCGCCGCACCAATGCGCTCTTCCAGAGACGGCGCCGTTTTTTCTTCGGAAGCAATGGCACGGGGAGTGTTCAAAGACCATGCCACAACAGTCCTGCCGCGGTGCGGCTCATCGAGAAAATTTTCGATCTGCGTGGTCTTCGTTTTCAATTCCAGCACGGTTTTGGTGCGGTGGTTGAAAAAGCGCACTAATTCTCGGCTGAAATTAGTCAAATGATCCGTGCTCAGGCTGTCCGCCAGTTCGCCGG is drawn from Calditrichota bacterium and contains these coding sequences:
- a CDS encoding DEAD/DEAH box helicase is translated as MGKLPQKIKNTIPSAIAKAAQRIVQEEQYAYFDFVRNSYTAKITDRGRQYWPVVVIQTDRSALKTECSCNAWLQYTICQHTTALLHLIYCGDSSSVREGACYALYEKSLWCSLAKIGFEFYGVDKLSIATEKKGKEFVVSGADADGELVFRFKIFFKKAGRLVQKYRWQFFKQFSEEELPDDSALESLDIIEGEKTAIEIRMNENGFMSWQQKFEESFWFDFSKYWFLNYANLPFHVDFSSETGQLNIRIDNDFQFVMKKNQVPQILQKLMQNETIAAELKIHAAKAILNYALRVTDDADLKIIPVLQLPDKAEPIYLTTEAKIEIVLFGRFLFLPGEGFYPFKRTIDYFDAEYFGLQEKVLPNEEIVQFLREYKRFIDADKFIEVSPSLRQQEIETKIKQVDVFVDEMKDDWLYLSVKYRVGQDTISLYDLYQALRSGKRYFISKNHWVDLKNQEFKWLTHFLEERADNAEVYFDKNGNNLKINKMGFIKLNAHLPLRSKVGSRRGLKSIVDNLSQFQPLTDVPDLSKCRYKLRPYQLNGFRWLWFIYENQLSGLLCDDMGLGKTYQSLALLDGVMIAAKKKMNFLVVCPTSVIPHWQEKLGELKKKVNLILYYGSNRQLDSLKKFKYNVVLTSYGVMRNDLQELSQINLEVAIFDEIQIAKNKASLTNAAINQLTAKMRLGLTGTPIENSLSELKALFDIVLPSYLGGDFSFRKQYVYPIERGGNKERVERLYKMIRPFMLRRTKGQVLSELPPKIEEVRRCELSRDQLKMYEEVIKLKASSLVSKLAKADSPVPYIHIFAVLNYLKQICNHPAQLDDKKALDYQKYQSGKWDLFCELLDESLNSGFKVVVFSQYLNMIALIEQYLQEQNIGFATIKGATVNRKKMIDCFNKDPECRVFVGSLRAAGKGINLIGGSVVIHYDRWWNAAVEDQATDRVHRIGQTRGVQVFKLITEGTLEEKIDRIIRKKKQLMNDLVRADDANLVKQFTRNDLIDLLSFDKIE
- a CDS encoding reductive dehalogenase, which translates into the protein MGLTSIVNFFFLLVTIFYSLLAAGFLITFFLEKNFRALNRGLLIFIPTGALLFTLLFSEFPLKNDILATVDLLAFLFAVAMFVRTPAPLMRKDERQQQRVDERDALFHRFYFLRPGMPEFNAYYQSHQEKRKTDDAIRRLPNLGESGSRGYHPINSLFQTATFDIIGRINRPAYFTPEKKSDFPVGVAPAEMTQRLKGYARYLGADLVGVTELNPAYVYSHNARGEGDWGAPIELNHKYAIAIAVEMKSEMIRQAPDVAVSTESSLRYMDTAKIALIMARFISLLGYDARAHIDGNYRVMCIPIAVDAGLGELGRLGLLVTPKYGARIRLSVVTTDLAVTPDKPIAFGVQHFCEICKKCARNCPSASISNDEKIWVKGVEKWQSQQDTCYRFWRLQGSDCSICINECPYSYPTTPMHNLTRALVKNNNFSRRLSYWGDRLFYGRRNKSSLPLPDWHKK
- a CDS encoding DNA photolyase, encoding MTDKLYHPSKLFIEKRALKHPITNRIMERLPHLEPVIITDVGEFILAEKNNFTDIPPQEKPLILAFQKGEFLKKCPGTQKYICCGYQILNLVNNCEINCSYCILQGYLNSPFIIVYVNLEHLFRELENTFAENPDRIYRIGTGELADSLSTDHLTNFSRELVRFFNHRTKTVLELKTKTTQIENFLDEPHRGRTVVAWSLNTPRAIASEEKTAPSLEERIGAAEKCQKAGFRLAFHFDPMIYYENCEGDYKAVVRKLFEKIDPKNIIWISLGALRYPPHLEGMIRKNHPESMITYGELFPGLDGKFRYFKPIRIRMFREIYREIKKAAPDVFVYLCMESSEVWEKSFGWTPKTSAGLKRMMDELV